The following proteins are encoded in a genomic region of Methanoculleus oceani:
- a CDS encoding phosphatidylglycerophosphatase A, whose translation MFEIERRLEEKGIARRDIVAAAMELYVPHGIEADEAARRLDEKIGRALEDPNISSLLLSAVLLEDELYVKRKDSEIADDPVFLLSDEIIGMAIAEVIGGTYARFEFTRYDQKKPGILSILGPFLDDAVAGLIAGCTSRLYSESMGSM comes from the coding sequence ATGTTCGAGATAGAGCGCAGGCTGGAAGAAAAGGGCATCGCGAGGAGAGATATCGTTGCCGCTGCGATGGAACTCTACGTTCCCCACGGGATAGAGGCTGATGAGGCTGCGCGCAGGCTTGATGAGAAGATCGGCAGGGCGCTCGAGGACCCGAACATTTCGTCGCTCCTTCTTTCCGCCGTCCTGCTCGAGGACGAACTCTACGTGAAGCGGAAGGACTCCGAGATCGCCGACGACCCGGTCTTCCTCCTCTCAGACGAGATCATCGGGATGGCCATCGCCGAGGTGATCGGGGGGACCTATGCGAGGTTCGAGTTCACCCGTTACGACCAGAAGAAACCGGGGATCCTGAGTATACTCGGGCCGTTCCTCGACGACGCCGTCGCCGGGCTGATCGCGGGCTGTACGTCGCGTCTCTACAGCGAGTCGATGGGATCGATGTGA